The Pseudoalteromonas tunicata genome segment AGAAGTATTCAATCCATTATCATCGATACTTGAACATGTTTGCATTACGACCACAGTTGCCGAAAGTTTACTCAAGTTAGGCCAACAGTCATTAACACTTGAAAGCCCTAATACCTTAATTTATAGCTTACGCGCACTTTCAAATGCCGCTGCAACCGGATTAGTAGACCAACTTGTTGATGAAGCATTGCAGTCTAAGCATGCACATAATACCGATTTACAATTAATTTTAGCAGGCCGCTGTTGGCGTAGTTTTAGCCAACCAGAGCGCCTGCATCTTTACATGGATCACGTGGCACAATCACCAGTAGGACCGGAACTGTTTGCCGGTATTTTTGCCGATTTAGTTGCAATTAGTGAGTTACGTCCCCATGTTTTAAATCTATTAAGAATTGAAAACCGCAGCGAAACGCTTGCTCGGGCAATTGGGAGCTTATTTAAATAAATGATGACGTTATGGATTTTGATGTTAAGTGCCGCGGTAATTTATTTCTTTTGGCAGAATAGAAAAATTGCTGAAGCAGCTTGGCAACATGCTGAACTGCAAGCAAAACAGCTTAATGTTCAATTACTGAGTATTGCGTGCACAAAACGGCGCATTGGGCTGTTAAAAAATGGTAAGCCTGGCATCAAAAGTCTGTTTTTATTTGAGTTTTCAAGTGATGGAGAAACTCAG includes the following:
- a CDS encoding DUF3301 domain-containing protein, which codes for MMTLWILMLSAAVIYFFWQNRKIAEAAWQHAELQAKQLNVQLLSIACTKRRIGLLKNGKPGIKSLFLFEFSSDGETQYQGELELEDIKLVKSTIPPYRI